From one Methermicoccus shengliensis DSM 18856 genomic stretch:
- a CDS encoding antitoxin VapB family protein, translating into MATKTISICEEAYERLKSLKTGKESFSDVILKYYPKRRNIKEILAALEPNPELADAIEAGLEPHRMGKKEE; encoded by the coding sequence ATGGCAACAAAGACCATCAGCATCTGTGAGGAAGCATATGAGAGGCTGAAGAGCCTTAAGACAGGAAAGGAGAGCTTCTCTGATGTGATACTCAAGTATTATCCCAAGAGAAGGAACATCAAGGAGATACTTGCAGCACTTGAGCCCAACCCAGAGCTTGCAGATGCCATAGAGGCTGGCTTGGAGCCTCACAGGATGGGCAAGAAGGAGGAGTGA
- the thsB gene encoding thermosome subunit beta, protein MAQYMGQPIFILKEGTQRTRGRDAQYNNIMAAKAVANAVKTTLGPKGMDKMLVDPLGDIVITNDGVTILKEMDIEHPAAKMVVEVAKTQDDEVGDGTTTAAVLAGELLEKAEDLLEQDVHPTIIASGYRLASKKAEEILNEFATPVSADDEEVLTKLAVTAMTGKGAESARDKLAKICVDAVRAVVEESNGKKDVDIDNIKVEKKVGGSIEDTTMVNGMIIDKERVHANMPKKVSNAKIALLSCAIELKDTEVDAEIQITSPDQLQQFLDQEEKMLKDMVQKIVDVGANVVFCQKGIDDMAQHFLSKAKVLAVRRVRKSDIEKLSRATGGKIITSLDDIKPEDLGEAELVEERKVGTEDMIFVTGCKNPKSVSILVRGGTEHVVDEVERALTDALRVVEAAVETEKLVAGGGAPEIELALRLREYANTLKGREQLAVQAFADSLEIIPRMLAENAGLDPIDKLVELRSAHEDGKVNAGLDVFTGEVVDMWEKGVIEPLKVKTQAISSAAETAVMVLRIDDVIAASKEKEGGEGGTPDIGGEGGTGDFE, encoded by the coding sequence ATGGCACAGTACATGGGACAGCCTATATTCATTCTGAAGGAGGGAACGCAGAGAACGAGGGGCAGGGATGCCCAGTATAACAACATCATGGCGGCCAAGGCAGTTGCCAATGCCGTGAAGACCACCCTTGGTCCAAAGGGTATGGACAAGATGCTCGTGGACCCCTTGGGCGACATCGTAATCACCAACGATGGTGTGACCATCCTCAAGGAGATGGACATCGAGCACCCCGCCGCCAAGATGGTGGTGGAGGTCGCCAAGACACAGGACGATGAGGTGGGCGATGGCACGACCACTGCCGCCGTGCTGGCTGGAGAGCTGCTGGAGAAGGCCGAGGACTTGCTCGAGCAGGATGTTCACCCCACCATCATCGCATCTGGATACAGGCTTGCCTCCAAGAAGGCAGAGGAGATTCTCAATGAGTTTGCCACCCCAGTGTCTGCCGACGATGAGGAGGTGCTGACCAAGCTTGCCGTCACCGCCATGACCGGAAAGGGTGCAGAGAGTGCAAGGGACAAGCTTGCCAAGATATGTGTGGACGCCGTGAGGGCCGTGGTCGAGGAGAGCAATGGCAAGAAGGACGTGGACATCGACAACATCAAGGTCGAGAAGAAGGTGGGCGGCAGCATCGAGGACACCACGATGGTCAACGGCATGATCATCGACAAGGAAAGAGTGCACGCCAACATGCCCAAGAAGGTATCGAATGCCAAGATTGCCCTGCTGTCGTGTGCCATCGAGCTCAAGGACACCGAGGTGGACGCCGAGATTCAAATCACCTCTCCAGACCAGCTCCAGCAGTTCCTCGACCAAGAGGAGAAGATGCTCAAGGACATGGTGCAGAAGATTGTAGATGTGGGCGCCAATGTGGTGTTCTGCCAGAAGGGCATCGACGACATGGCTCAGCACTTCCTCTCCAAGGCTAAGGTGCTTGCCGTCCGAAGAGTGAGGAAGAGCGACATCGAGAAGCTCTCCAGAGCGACGGGTGGCAAGATCATCACGAGCCTCGATGACATCAAGCCCGAGGACCTCGGAGAAGCAGAGCTGGTAGAGGAGAGGAAGGTGGGCACCGAGGACATGATCTTCGTGACTGGCTGCAAGAACCCCAAGTCTGTGTCCATCCTCGTGAGGGGAGGCACAGAGCACGTGGTCGATGAGGTCGAGAGAGCACTCACCGACGCCCTCAGGGTGGTCGAGGCAGCCGTCGAGACCGAGAAGCTCGTGGCTGGCGGTGGCGCGCCCGAGATAGAGCTGGCTCTCAGACTCAGGGAGTACGCCAACACCCTGAAGGGCAGGGAGCAGCTCGCAGTGCAGGCATTTGCCGACTCGTTGGAGATCATTCCGAGGATGCTCGCGGAGAACGCAGGGCTTGACCCAATCGACAAGCTGGTTGAGCTCAGAAGTGCCCATGAGGATGGTAAGGTCAATGCAGGGCTGGACGTGTTCACGGGCGAGGTCGTGGACATGTGGGAGAAGGGCGTAATCGAGCCCCTGAAGGTCAAGACCCAGGCCATCTCCTCGGCAGCAGAGACTGCCGTGATGGTGCTGAGGATAGACGATGTGATTGCCGCCAGCAAGGAGAAGGAAGGCGGCGAGGGCGGCACGCCCGACATAGGTGGAGAGGGCGGCACGGGAGACTTCGAGTAA
- a CDS encoding fumarate hydratase, with translation MDFDGVVEKLVETIRRAQLSLPDDVKAAIVRAHAAESHEPAKMCLEAILRNIELAEQMGVPICQDTGLPIFFVELGRERVLEIDVERAIVEAVRRATLDVPLRPNTVHPLTRENARDNTGTGMPEIKYHLTEGDGLRITYMPKGAGSENMSCATMLKPSEVDNVERFVVECVHRAGGLPCPPVVVGVGVGGSFDGCALLAKRALLEPIGTMDELEHSLYRKINALGIGAMGLGGDITALGVRVMYAHCHTASLPVAVNIGCWANRRGTLEL, from the coding sequence ATGGACTTTGATGGGGTGGTGGAAAAGCTCGTCGAGACCATACGAAGGGCACAGCTTTCACTGCCAGATGATGTGAAGGCTGCCATAGTGCGGGCACATGCAGCAGAGAGCCATGAGCCCGCCAAAATGTGCCTTGAGGCCATTCTGAGGAACATCGAGCTTGCAGAGCAGATGGGAGTTCCCATCTGTCAGGACACCGGCCTTCCGATATTCTTCGTTGAGCTCGGAAGGGAGCGTGTTCTCGAGATAGACGTTGAGCGCGCAATCGTGGAGGCGGTAAGGCGGGCCACGCTCGATGTACCACTCAGACCCAACACCGTACACCCCCTGACAAGAGAGAATGCGAGGGACAACACTGGCACGGGAATGCCAGAGATAAAGTACCACCTCACAGAGGGAGATGGGCTCCGCATCACCTACATGCCAAAAGGGGCAGGCTCTGAGAACATGAGCTGTGCAACGATGCTCAAGCCCAGTGAGGTGGACAATGTGGAGCGATTCGTGGTGGAGTGTGTGCACAGGGCTGGGGGGCTTCCCTGCCCACCTGTGGTTGTGGGTGTGGGTGTGGGGGGCTCGTTCGATGGGTGTGCACTCCTGGCAAAAAGGGCACTGCTCGAGCCCATCGGCACCATGGATGAGCTGGAGCACTCACTGTATCGGAAGATAAATGCCCTCGGGATTGGTGCCATGGGGCTCGGAGGAGACATCACCGCGCTGGGCGTCAGGGTGATGTATGCCCACTGCCACACGGCGTCGCTTCCAGTGGCCGTTAACATTGGGTGCTGGGCAAACAGGAGGGG
- the mmp10 gene encoding methyl coenzyme M reductase-arginine methyltransferase Mmp10 (Mmp10 (methanogenesis marker protein 10) is a cobalamin-requiring radical SAM methyltransferase that creates the methylarginine modification to methyl coenzyme M reductase.) has product MNILADVGGRPGHDCRGFCAYCYFKGAKLTEPFGCRHCLPFKKGCAYCESSIIERYPSFKPLEMVVSEVNRTLRTAPSVEKFTISGGGDLSCYPALFTLTELMGELDIPIHLGYTSGKGFDDVSCAERLISHGVSEVSFTVFSTEPALRKRWMGDQSPSASIECLERFSQSCDVYAASVLIPGVNDGAELYRTCERLEEMGVAGLILMRFANEPSQGLILNNAPILPGIIPHTVEQFRDIVLDVARQFSFRVVGTPLLDAQVGSPFSILEDEEMLRSLPKVRKGATLITGRVARPMLAALFELLGAEEVNVVGVDVDIADLITARDLARVNLSELKETVIVPGRVLVHDAELKRMLCADGVDRLIRRGPDKLTLDGEMSISMTKEEVLAFEREQLCELISLINAVGV; this is encoded by the coding sequence ATGAACATCCTGGCCGATGTGGGAGGTCGTCCTGGGCACGACTGTCGGGGCTTTTGTGCATACTGCTACTTCAAGGGAGCAAAGCTCACCGAGCCCTTTGGGTGTAGGCACTGTCTGCCCTTCAAGAAAGGGTGTGCATACTGTGAGAGCAGCATCATCGAGCGCTATCCCTCTTTCAAGCCACTGGAGATGGTGGTATCTGAGGTGAACCGCACCCTTCGGACAGCCCCATCGGTGGAAAAGTTCACAATCAGCGGAGGCGGAGATTTGAGCTGCTATCCCGCGCTTTTCACCCTCACAGAGCTGATGGGGGAGCTTGATATACCCATTCACCTTGGCTACACCAGCGGCAAGGGATTTGATGATGTCTCTTGTGCAGAGAGGCTCATCAGTCATGGTGTGAGCGAGGTCTCGTTCACAGTGTTCTCCACAGAGCCAGCACTTCGGAAGAGATGGATGGGGGACCAGAGTCCCAGTGCATCTATCGAGTGCCTCGAGAGGTTCTCTCAGTCATGTGATGTGTATGCCGCATCGGTGCTCATACCCGGCGTGAACGATGGGGCAGAGCTGTATCGCACGTGTGAGCGTCTTGAGGAGATGGGCGTTGCAGGGCTCATCCTGATGCGATTTGCAAACGAACCCTCTCAGGGGCTCATACTCAACAACGCTCCAATCCTGCCCGGCATCATTCCCCACACAGTGGAGCAGTTCAGGGACATCGTGCTGGATGTGGCGAGGCAGTTTTCCTTCAGGGTGGTGGGCACCCCCCTGCTCGATGCGCAGGTGGGCTCCCCCTTCTCAATCCTCGAGGACGAGGAGATGTTGAGAAGCCTCCCCAAGGTGAGGAAGGGGGCGACCCTCATCACTGGCAGGGTGGCACGACCCATGCTCGCAGCACTTTTCGAGCTGCTCGGCGCAGAAGAGGTGAATGTGGTGGGGGTGGATGTGGACATCGCCGACCTCATCACGGCGAGGGACTTAGCGAGAGTGAACCTCTCAGAGCTGAAGGAGACTGTAATCGTGCCCGGGAGGGTTCTCGTGCACGACGCAGAGCTTAAGAGGATGCTGTGTGCCGATGGCGTGGACAGGCTCATCCGCCGGGGTCCCGACAAGCTCACCCTCGATGGGGAGATGAGTATTTCCATGACAAAGGAGGAGGTGCTTGCCTTCGAGAGGGAGCAGCTGTGCGAACTCATCTCGCTCATCAATGCCGTGGGCGTATAG
- the arcS gene encoding archaeosine synthase subunit alpha, whose protein sequence is MFEVLARHYLARLGRLTLGETYYTPMIIERGSALEHRILETKSAWAPSVPQREGGEHVLVLPHKCPPASLREEATSFYRSLKALKGDFLYAELCESPGPKGEVVCPATPELVPERELYVLGAAQSMRREPRLFVECMLALRERQPYNVPVYAPALAEPANLAVLVLCGVDLVDDVACLDAAMKGEAFTREGRLQREELVCHCPECHERKEDEQSFEERLESVYRHNLWMLREEMESVRHHLAMGRLREYAEAKRGFSNWACVAMSILDSMYGRVEPFVHVYSATPLRANTELSLRRVEVLRFASRVMERFTPRTCDTLVLLPCSARKPYSTSPSHRAFMRITGRFDVQEVVITSPLGVVPRELELVYPCAHYDIPVSGIWSEDEIAWGTRCLTRFLERTHYENIVVHAEGGFLEVCRRATREMGYEPIYTCEGAPTSPESLRALKEALERMAQPAPRRGMGDAVRAMCDYQFGAGLSEHLIQGNMRLEGRYPRLRVYEQGRHLFSTVPEHGKLSLSVLAGERLLQCDAYKVSIGEFVPHGSITVRGITSVSPEVRAGDEVVFYGERCMGVGTALMGATEMQSSTYGAAISVRGYREL, encoded by the coding sequence ATGTTTGAGGTGCTCGCAAGGCACTACCTTGCCAGGCTGGGCAGGCTCACTCTCGGTGAGACGTACTACACTCCGATGATTATCGAGCGTGGCTCGGCGCTCGAGCACAGGATACTGGAGACGAAGAGTGCATGGGCTCCCAGCGTGCCCCAGAGGGAGGGGGGCGAGCATGTGCTCGTGCTTCCTCACAAGTGCCCTCCAGCGTCTCTGAGGGAAGAGGCCACGTCGTTTTACCGCTCGTTGAAAGCGTTGAAAGGCGATTTTTTGTATGCCGAACTGTGTGAGAGCCCGGGCCCAAAGGGAGAGGTGGTGTGTCCTGCGACACCAGAGCTGGTACCAGAAAGGGAGCTGTACGTGCTGGGCGCTGCCCAGAGCATGAGACGGGAGCCAAGATTGTTCGTGGAGTGCATGCTTGCCCTCAGGGAGCGCCAGCCCTACAACGTCCCTGTATATGCTCCAGCCCTCGCCGAGCCCGCAAACCTCGCAGTTCTGGTGCTCTGTGGGGTTGACCTCGTGGACGATGTGGCGTGCCTCGATGCCGCCATGAAGGGCGAGGCATTCACGCGCGAGGGCAGATTACAGCGGGAAGAGCTCGTGTGTCACTGCCCAGAGTGCCATGAGAGGAAGGAGGACGAGCAATCCTTTGAGGAGAGGCTGGAGAGTGTTTATCGGCACAACCTGTGGATGCTGAGAGAGGAGATGGAGTCCGTCAGGCATCACCTTGCCATGGGAAGGCTCAGGGAGTATGCAGAGGCCAAGAGGGGCTTTAGCAACTGGGCGTGCGTGGCGATGAGCATTCTCGACTCCATGTATGGGAGGGTGGAGCCCTTCGTGCACGTCTATTCAGCCACACCCCTGCGGGCAAACACCGAGCTTAGCCTTAGAAGGGTGGAGGTGCTTAGGTTTGCCAGCAGGGTGATGGAGAGGTTCACGCCCCGCACATGCGACACACTGGTGCTGCTGCCATGCTCTGCCAGAAAGCCCTACTCCACCTCGCCCAGCCACAGGGCATTCATGCGCATCACTGGCAGGTTTGATGTGCAGGAGGTGGTAATCACCTCACCCCTTGGGGTGGTGCCCCGTGAGCTTGAGCTGGTGTATCCCTGTGCGCACTATGACATACCCGTGAGCGGGATATGGAGTGAGGATGAGATTGCGTGGGGCACCCGCTGCCTCACTCGCTTTTTGGAGCGCACACACTATGAGAACATCGTGGTGCATGCAGAGGGAGGCTTTCTCGAGGTGTGCAGGAGGGCTACTCGAGAGATGGGCTATGAGCCCATCTACACCTGTGAGGGAGCCCCCACGAGTCCAGAATCCCTGAGGGCGCTAAAGGAGGCCCTCGAGCGGATGGCACAGCCAGCTCCCAGAAGGGGGATGGGTGATGCTGTGCGCGCCATGTGCGACTACCAGTTCGGAGCAGGGCTCTCTGAGCACCTCATACAAGGGAATATGAGGCTGGAGGGCAGGTATCCACGTCTTCGGGTGTACGAGCAGGGCAGGCACCTGTTTAGCACTGTGCCCGAGCATGGGAAGCTCTCGCTCTCGGTACTTGCTGGGGAGCGCTTGCTTCAATGCGATGCCTACAAGGTGAGCATAGGGGAGTTCGTGCCCCATGGCTCAATCACGGTGCGTGGCATCACATCGGTGAGCCCCGAGGTCAGGGCAGGGGACGAGGTGGTGTTCTACGGCGAAAGATGCATGGGGGTTGGCACGGCGCTTATGGGTGCAACCGAGATGCAAAGCTCCACCTATGGAGCGGCAATCAGTGTCAGGGGGTACAGGGAGCTATGA
- a CDS encoding dihydroorotate dehydrogenase, whose product MLSCTLTKLQLKNPLILASGIMGSSASALLRMARAGAGAVVTKSLGLLPREGYPNPTVIEVEGGLLNAMGLPNPSAEAFAEDVERVKQEGVVVIASIFGSTPEEFALAASVLSPHAFELNLSCPHAEGYGADIGADPKAVREVVCAVKDVVDVPVWAKLTPNVSSISAIGLAAQEGGADAVVAINTLKAMAIDIHSGHPILANRFGGLSGAAIKPVGVRCVYELYEVLDIPIIGVGGVNEWQDVVEYMMAGARAVQIGSAVVRDAEVFSHIATGLEQFLKERGLTLEDITGLAHRV is encoded by the coding sequence ATGCTCTCGTGCACCCTGACGAAACTTCAGCTCAAAAACCCCCTCATCCTCGCCTCGGGAATCATGGGCAGCTCGGCATCTGCCCTGCTGCGCATGGCGAGGGCTGGAGCTGGCGCAGTGGTAACAAAGTCGCTGGGCCTTTTGCCAAGGGAGGGATATCCCAACCCCACGGTGATAGAGGTGGAGGGTGGGCTGCTCAATGCCATGGGACTCCCCAATCCCTCGGCAGAGGCGTTTGCAGAGGATGTGGAGAGGGTGAAGCAAGAGGGGGTCGTGGTGATAGCCTCGATATTCGGCTCTACCCCCGAGGAGTTCGCGCTTGCGGCCAGCGTGCTCTCTCCTCACGCATTCGAGCTCAACCTCAGCTGCCCACATGCGGAAGGGTATGGGGCAGACATAGGAGCCGACCCCAAGGCGGTAAGGGAGGTTGTGTGTGCCGTGAAGGACGTGGTGGACGTGCCCGTGTGGGCAAAGCTGACGCCCAATGTTTCCAGCATATCTGCCATAGGGCTGGCCGCGCAGGAGGGGGGTGCCGATGCGGTGGTGGCAATCAACACGCTCAAGGCGATGGCAATCGACATACACTCTGGACATCCCATTCTCGCAAACAGGTTTGGGGGGCTATCGGGGGCTGCCATAAAGCCCGTGGGGGTGCGGTGCGTGTATGAACTCTACGAGGTGCTGGACATACCCATAATTGGCGTTGGGGGGGTAAATGAGTGGCAGGACGTGGTGGAGTACATGATGGCCGGAGCGCGTGCCGTGCAGATAGGCTCTGCGGTGGTGAGGGATGCCGAGGTGTTCTCCCACATCGCCACAGGGCTCGAGCAGTTCCTCAAAGAAAGGGGCTTGACCCTCGAGGACATAACAGGGCTCGCCCACAGGGTATAG
- the cyoE gene encoding heme o synthase, with product MSRLAPFIELIKPKQTTLLMITCAVAYFVAAEHNISAAHFVLSMLAVLLAVAGTTALNMWLDMDIDVLMPRTKNRPLPSGRLAPWACALYGSALFAAGMFFGLMLSISLAAVLALGLLFDILVYTVILKRKSPYSIVLGGVAGAMPSLAGWTAARGAVEPAGIVLSLIVLVWIPAHIWYLSMYFEEDYRLSGVPMLPLVVGMERTSWMIVIGVSTMLVLVGVVFLLLPLGYAYLLTSVLITSYLLYRSVRFALSPSREEARGMYRLASITLGAVFCSMVVGVVV from the coding sequence ATGTCGAGGCTCGCCCCCTTTATAGAGCTAATAAAGCCCAAGCAGACCACCCTGCTGATGATCACCTGTGCGGTGGCGTATTTCGTTGCCGCCGAACACAACATCAGTGCAGCCCATTTTGTTCTGAGCATGCTGGCGGTGCTGCTGGCGGTTGCGGGCACCACGGCTCTCAACATGTGGCTGGACATGGACATCGATGTGCTAATGCCCAGAACGAAAAACAGACCCCTGCCGTCTGGCAGGCTTGCCCCATGGGCATGTGCCCTGTACGGCTCTGCCCTGTTTGCAGCTGGCATGTTTTTTGGGCTGATGCTCAGCATCTCTCTTGCAGCCGTGCTCGCCCTCGGGCTGCTCTTCGACATCCTCGTGTACACCGTGATTCTAAAGCGCAAGAGCCCCTATTCGATTGTGCTTGGAGGCGTGGCTGGGGCGATGCCCTCGCTTGCCGGCTGGACTGCTGCCCGTGGGGCTGTTGAGCCTGCTGGAATTGTGCTCTCCCTCATAGTGCTGGTATGGATTCCCGCCCACATCTGGTACCTATCCATGTACTTTGAGGAGGATTACCGCCTGTCTGGGGTGCCCATGCTTCCCCTCGTTGTGGGGATGGAGAGGACATCGTGGATGATCGTGATTGGTGTCTCCACCATGCTGGTGCTCGTGGGAGTGGTGTTCTTGCTGCTCCCCCTTGGCTACGCCTATCTTCTGACCTCGGTGCTGATTACGTCGTATCTGCTTTACCGCTCTGTGAGGTTTGCCCTCTCTCCATCGAGGGAGGAGGCAAGAGGAATGTACAGGCTTGCGAGCATTACGCTGGGTGCAGTGTTTTGCTCCATGGTGGTTGGTGTGGTGGTGTAG
- a CDS encoding PD-(D/E)XK nuclease family protein, whose amino-acid sequence MMARVSEIPIYAACPLRLRLVREGRHLWGDEQRHALRIVHKEWALRYHLALADDRASIVEGLLRELSWVKDNVARIHPEIEQSTLSHVASELAALAGEVARGLEVLAKDGRGWMIEPLKIQHTMYSDELGLSGTVDKLVGDGDDGLIPSIIRTGNAPSVGVWAMDRLQATGYALLMEEEGERPKWAQVEYASAGVVRRFPIRAAERRECLRCIEGIHTLNERAKPNYRACARCPLKDECPTRGTLLSRLLGRF is encoded by the coding sequence ATGATGGCAAGGGTCTCGGAGATACCCATATACGCTGCGTGCCCCCTGAGGCTAAGGCTCGTGCGTGAGGGAAGGCACCTGTGGGGAGACGAGCAAAGGCACGCCCTTCGTATTGTGCACAAGGAGTGGGCGCTTCGATACCACCTTGCCCTTGCCGATGACAGAGCCTCTATTGTGGAGGGGCTTCTTCGCGAGCTCTCGTGGGTGAAGGACAACGTCGCTCGCATTCATCCAGAGATCGAGCAGAGCACGCTATCTCATGTGGCAAGTGAGCTTGCCGCACTGGCTGGTGAGGTGGCAAGGGGCCTTGAAGTGCTCGCAAAAGATGGAAGGGGCTGGATGATAGAGCCGCTGAAGATACAGCACACGATGTATAGCGATGAGTTGGGACTCAGCGGGACGGTGGATAAGCTCGTTGGGGATGGTGATGATGGACTCATTCCATCCATCATAAGGACTGGGAATGCCCCATCGGTGGGTGTGTGGGCGATGGACAGGCTGCAGGCTACGGGATACGCCCTGCTGATGGAGGAAGAGGGGGAAAGGCCCAAATGGGCACAGGTTGAGTATGCCTCGGCGGGCGTAGTGAGGAGGTTTCCCATAAGGGCAGCAGAGAGGCGGGAGTGCCTGAGGTGCATAGAGGGTATCCACACTCTGAACGAGAGGGCAAAGCCCAACTACAGGGCATGTGCAAGATGTCCTCTTAAGGATGAGTGCCCAACAAGGGGAACGCTGCTCTCAAGGCTCCTTGGCCGATTCTGA
- a CDS encoding tRNA(Ile)(2)-agmatinylcytidine synthase, with amino-acid sequence MFIGIDDTDSPDGMCTTYLCAHLVKALGSVGRASHPMLIRLNPNVKFKTRGNAAVAFHFSGAVKEAMDIVIEEVSHLSMLSCENTHPGVVFIQDELLPHIRTSPELLGFPMRAIRHLVSLDEVERLLTKHGIQSFHLKLGRGRIGALAAAITCLVDTHLPEFTSQVLPEHTYELIAYRDRKMWGRPRVVNASSVFRADASSYPRTWDTVDIANRELVCVPNTRCPVLLGIRGESEDAVLEVFSKIECERAAHVMVFKTNQGTDVHLQEGTIGHLVEGESYIVRGVVSKPPYTIRGGHVFFSIADGERELMCAAFEPTKQFRNIVRKLIAGDVVRVWGAYQEGVLNLEKLEVVELVRAVPKNPTCPVCNRSMESAGRNKGFRCSRCHTRHPSRVWAPLERGIEKGLYEVPPCARRHLAKPLVRFEREDVHPMR; translated from the coding sequence ATGTTCATAGGCATCGACGACACCGACTCCCCAGATGGTATGTGCACCACATACCTGTGTGCCCACTTAGTGAAGGCTCTCGGCAGCGTGGGAAGGGCGAGCCATCCAATGCTCATCAGGCTCAACCCAAATGTGAAGTTCAAGACGAGGGGCAATGCCGCCGTGGCATTCCACTTTTCTGGAGCGGTAAAGGAGGCGATGGACATCGTGATCGAGGAGGTGTCCCACCTCTCCATGCTCTCCTGTGAGAACACACATCCTGGCGTGGTGTTCATACAGGACGAGCTGCTTCCCCACATTCGCACCAGCCCGGAGCTGCTGGGATTTCCCATGCGGGCAATTCGCCACCTCGTGTCCCTCGATGAAGTGGAGCGTCTCTTGACCAAGCATGGTATCCAGAGCTTTCATCTCAAGCTGGGAAGGGGGAGGATTGGGGCGCTGGCGGCTGCAATCACATGCCTCGTGGATACACACCTGCCAGAGTTCACAAGCCAAGTGCTGCCAGAGCACACCTATGAGCTCATCGCCTACAGGGACAGAAAGATGTGGGGAAGACCAAGAGTGGTGAATGCCAGCTCGGTGTTCAGGGCAGATGCCAGCTCATACCCAAGGACATGGGACACCGTGGACATTGCCAACAGGGAGCTCGTGTGCGTGCCCAACACCCGATGTCCCGTGCTGCTTGGCATCCGCGGAGAGAGCGAGGATGCCGTGCTGGAGGTGTTCTCCAAAATCGAGTGTGAGAGGGCGGCCCACGTGATGGTGTTCAAGACCAACCAGGGCACCGATGTGCACCTCCAGGAGGGCACCATTGGGCACCTCGTGGAGGGTGAGAGCTACATCGTGAGGGGTGTGGTATCAAAGCCACCCTACACCATAAGAGGAGGGCACGTGTTCTTCTCCATTGCAGATGGCGAGAGAGAGCTGATGTGTGCAGCATTCGAGCCCACCAAGCAGTTCAGAAATATCGTGAGGAAGCTCATAGCTGGCGATGTGGTCAGAGTGTGGGGTGCATATCAGGAGGGGGTGTTAAACCTCGAAAAGCTCGAGGTGGTCGAGCTGGTGAGGGCGGTGCCCAAAAACCCCACGTGTCCCGTATGCAACAGGAGCATGGAGTCCGCAGGCAGAAACAAGGGGTTCAGGTGCTCAAGATGCCACACCCGCCATCCCTCAAGGGTGTGGGCTCCACTGGAAAGGGGGATTGAGAAGGGGCTCTATGAGGTGCCACCATGTGCCAGAAGGCATCTTGCCAAGCCGCTGGTGAGGTTTGAGAGAGAGGACGTGCATCCCATGCGATGA